The genomic DNA CCCCCGACCCCTGacacccaaccccccaccccacccccaagggcTACCCGCTCTTCCGGGGCATCAGCCTCGCTGACGGCAAGTGGGTCCCCCCGACCCCTGacacccaaccccccaccccacccccgaggGCTACCCGCTCTTCCGGGGCATCAGCCTCGCTGACGGCAAGTGGGTAccccctgacccctgacccccaacccccccatcccacccccgagGACTACCCGCTCTTCCGGGGCATCAGCCTTACTGACGGCAAGTGGGTACCCCCTgacccccaacccacccatccCACCCCCGAGGACTACCCACTTTTCTGGGACATGAACCTCGCTGATGGCAAGTGGGTaccccctgaccctgacccccaaCACTGCAGCACATGGGTACCCTCTGCCCCCTACACCGACCCTACTCCAACACCTGAGGactcccctttccatccctgcctGCTCCCATCAGTGTGTCCGTGTCCCCAGGTGGCACCGGCTGGCGTTGAGCGTGCGCAAGCAGTCGGTGACGCTGATCCTGGACTGTAAGAAGAAGGTGACGCGGCCGCTGCCCCGGGGCCCCCGCCCGGTGATCGACACCCGCGGCATCACTGTCTTTGGCACCCGCATCCTCGACGAGGAGGTCTTCCAGgtaccagcccagcccaccctgcGTCCCCCTGCCCACGGGGACCCTGCCTGACCCCCATGTCTCCCCTAAGACTGTGTGTGAGGAATGGGGGGAGGTGCCTGGGGTTGGTTTGGGGGGATGTTGAGGGTTATTTCTGGGTGGGATCACAATGGGGAAGCAGGATGGTATCAGGGTAACTCCTCTTCTTCCCGCCCTTCCTCCCtgtacacacccctccatctatTCCCCCAATCCAtccatcctgccatccatctaTGCCCCAATCCATCCACAATCCATACCTTCATCCCCACCCTCCTTGCCTCCATCCATCCTCAAACACACCTGTCCATCTACTCaatcctccatccatccatccatctttgCACACACCCCTCCACTCACCCATCActgtcccccctccatccccacttccctccacccatccatccccacacacctgtccatccatccacccatccttccctccatcctcaccttcctccctccatcaTTCCCCACACACCTGTCCATCCACCCAATcctccattcatccatccctacacacacccctccacccatccctccctccatccccaccctccttgcctccatccatccccaaacacctgtccatccacccatccatccctccatccccacctccctccctccctccatccctacacacacccctccacccacccatccatccatccccaaacacacctgtccatccatccatccatccattcatccctccatccctaccttcctccctccatccatccccacacacctgtACATCCACCCAATCCTCTGTCCATCCCCAATCCATCCGTGATCCATCCTTTCatgccctccctgcagctccccatcCGTCTATCCCCCACAACCCATCCGTGATCCAtcccctcccactcctccctGCAGCACCTATCCCTCCCTCTCTGGCCCCTTTCCCCATTGAGGgatatgatcattcccctctgttcaatGTTGCTGAGGCctaatctggagtactgtgtccagttttgggccccacactacaagaaggatgtggacaaattgggaagagtccagcggagggcaagaaaaatgattagggggctgcagcacatgacttaggaggagaagctgatggaactgggattgtttagtctgcagaagagaagaacgaggggggatttgatagctgctttcaactacctgaaagggggttccaaagaggatggatctagactgttctcagtggtggcaaatgacagaacaaggagcaatggtctcacgtTGCAGTCGGGAGGgggggtctaggttggatattaggaaacactatttcacgaggagggtggtgaagcactggactgggttccctagggaggtgggggaatctccttccttagaggtttttaaggcccagcttgacaaagccctggctgggatgatttagttggggttggtcctgctttgagcagggggttggactagatacctcctgaggtccctgccaaccctgatagtctatgagtctatgattagtGTTGGGTGGGGACTCCAGGCCCAGCAGTGCCCGTCCCCCCATCACCccgtctgtctctctctgcagggTGACATCCAGCAGCTGCTCATCGCCCCAAACCCGCAGGCAGCCTACGACTACTGTGAGCACTACAGCCCTGACTGCCACGCCCAGCCCCATGCTCCCCAGGCACAGGAGGCGCAGCGGAGACCTGCCAGGCCCGAGGTGAGGGACGTGGGGCAGACCGAGCAGGTCAGGCCTTTGGGTGTGGTCTCgaggaggatactgggctggatgggcccagcAGGCTGATCTTGGGGGGATACAGGGCTGGACAGGCCGGGAGGCTGATCTCATGGGGGATACGAGGCTGGATGGCCTGTGGGGGAGATACGGGACTGGTCGGGCCCGTGGGGCTGATCTAGGGGATATACAGGGCTGGTCGGGCCTGTGGGGCTGATTTGAGGGGGGTTACAGGGCTGGTCAGGCCCGTGGGGCTGATCTGGGggtattagggttgccaggtgcctaGTATTCGATTGGAACGCCTGGTCGAAacgggaccctggcggctccagtcagaaACACCGACTGAGCCGTGAAAGGTCCGGTCAGCgacacagcggggctaaggcaggctgcctgcctgctgtggctctgcacagctcccagaacctgcggcatgtctcccctccggttcctatgcgtaggggcgGCCGGGGGggccgcatgctgcccctgccccaagcaccggccccacagctcccattgaccgggaaccatggccaatgggagctgcgggggtggcgccTGTGGTAGGGGCAGCGTgaagagccacctggccatgcctccacataggagctggagaggagacatgccgcagcttccaggagctgcctgaggtaagcaccacctggggcctccacccctgaccccctccccagcaccgcaaccccctgccccagccctgattcccctcccgccctccaaacccctcagtcccagcccaaagaacgctcctacaccccaaaccccttatagctggccccagcccagaacccacacccccagccggagccctcaacccctctcCCATCCCGACCCACTgcttcagcccagagccctgtcccGCACcatgaactcctcatccctggccccagcccagaacccacacccccagccggagcccacaACCCCTCTCCCATCCCGACCCCCTGAGCtggcccggtgaaaatgagcgagtgagtgagggtgggaagagtgggtgacggagggaggggggatgcagtGAGCGGTGGGCAGGACCTCAGACAAGgggcgggcagggggtggggtaagggtgttcggttttgtgcatgTAGGATGTTGGCAAGCCTAGGGGGCATATGGGACTGgttgggcccgtgggtctgatctGGGGGGGTTACAGAgctagttgggcccctggagcagatcTGGGGGAGATACGGGACTGCTGGTCCTTTGCTGACATTTTCAGGTGCAAAAGGAAAAAACTTGAAACCTCCCGAGGAGACAATGCCGGGTTCatctcaaccccccaccccctatctgtcCCTCAGATCCCACCCACCCACTGGGACTCTGAACTTACCCCCTAGGGAAACACTGCCAGCTTCATCTCGGGGGCCCAGACCTCCCACCTGCCCTTCATAACTGCTGTCCCCTCAACTGTCCCCCATATGGGGCCACCTGCACCCGTATTCCTAGCATGCCCCGCTCCTTCTCGGGGCAACCCATCCCTCgtgttcccagcatgccctgctcctTCTCGGGGCCATCCGCCCTCgtgttcccagcatgccctgctcctTCTCGGGGCCACGCGCCCCTgtattcccagcatgccctgctcctTCTCGGGGCCACGCGCCCCTgtattcccagcatgccctgctcttTCTTGGGGCAGCCTGCTCTGGCTCATGGAGGGGTAGGGGGTGAACCCCAGAACTGGAGGTTTAAAGGCacttctgccctgcccactgcaTCCCTGCCCTGAGTGGGGGAACTGAGAGTCAGGCCCAGGGAGAgcgagcgggggagggggagaactggggcagggggagcagacaGACCCTTACACCCTGGTCCAGCCCCTGACCCTCCCCCTGCTGTGGGTTTCTATTATGATTGTTTtgttctcctccttttcccccttccaccatcctcccccccacccccggcgccCAGTACTTTGATGAAATGGAGTACTATGAGTACCCCGACTCTCACGGGAATAAGGAGGATGGGAGCGCACCCCTCCCCACGCTTTCGGGGGGCAAAGTGGAGCAGGTAACATGGGGGGGCAGgttctgctccccctcccacgTCCGTCTGTCTCAGCTCCCGTTGTGTCTGAGTCTCATCCTCTCATGGCAGTGTCgtccgtccgtccatccatccatccatcactgCTTCATGGCACTCCGAGCAGGGGTGCAGGTGGCAcaggttgggggggcagggaatggggctacTAGTAGGGGGCAAACCATGCCCCCCCCATATTGTAACCTGATGGTGGGGCCtccgggggggggcagaggggagggaatcCCGATGTGTGCTCCATACACATGGGGATCCCAAGGACAATGAGGGTTCTGGGATGACCCCCGGAGATTTGGGGTGCTCTGTATGTATCCAGGTCCCCAAGGTGGAGAGGCTCCGGGGCGACCCCTGGAGATTTGGGGTGCTCTGAATGTAACAAGCTCCCAGGGacagaaggggtttggggtgaccCTGAGGGATGTGGGGTGCTCCGTACACCAGGGAGTCCTTGTAGCAGCCCCGGCTCCCCGTGAACTCATGCCGTGTGTGTTGTGTTTTCTTTCTGTGCCCGGCTCCCggtctgtgtgtgtgtcgctGCCGCTGCCATCCTCATCCTCACCCTCATcacctccatcctcctcctccttgccgTCGCGGCACCAGAAACCCGCCGGGCCGGGCCACAAAGCGCCTGCCAAGCCGGCGCCCAAGCAGCAGAAACGGCAGCAGCTGATGAGCATGGCCTCAACCTACGGCAAAGCTCCCAGTGGCGGGAAGTCCCCCGGGAAAGCCCCCGGCAACGCCAAGTCCCCTGGCAACGGCAAATCCCCTGGCAACAGCAAATCCCCCGGCAACGCCAAGATGGCAGCTGGGGGGAAACACCCAGCCGTGAAAAATGCCCTGGGTAAGGCCCAGACGGGGGGCATGGCCTACGCTGGCGCCGGCACGCCCAGGAAACACGGCAACGGCTACCAGCAGGTAGAGCAAGAGCGAGGCATCCAGATCGGTGCTGGGCACCCCCCCCCAAGGGATAGCACGATCTGAGATCTGTGGGGGGAgcatgctcctcccaccccctcccttccccccgtcTGTGCATCTCGctcgtgtctgtctgtctgtctgtgacaGGGCCATTCGGGAAACGCCTCGGCAACAAAAATAAATCAGCAGATGGGGAATGTGGGGAAGGCCTCaaatcccattccctgccccattccccacccacccccgagCCAGGTGGGAgtcggcgccccctagaggggacaggccccgtgtcccattccctgccccattccccacccacccccgagccagccagtcccctccctgaggctgggtgggagccagcgccccccagaggggacaggtccctgccccattccccacccacccccgagccagccagtccctgccctggggccggggggagccggcgccccctagaggggacaggcccccgccccattccccacccccctgagccaggcaatccctgccctggggccgggtgggagccagcgccccctagaggggaaaggcccctgccccattccccaccccctgagccagccagtccctgccctggggccggggggagccagcgccccctagaggggacaggccccatgccccattccccgcccccctgagccagccagtccccgctctggggccaggtgggagccggcgccccctagagggaacaggcccctgccccattccccacccacctagccagccagtccccgccctggggccgggtgggagctggcgccccccagaggggacaggcccctgccccattccccgcccccctgagccagccagtccccgctctggggccaggtgggagccggcgccccctagagggaacaggcccctgccccattccctgccctcctgagccagccagtccccgccctggggccaggtggaagccggcgccccctagaggggacaggcccctgccccattccccaccccccaagccagccagtccctgccctggggccgggtgggagctggcgccccctagaggggaaaggccccatgtcccactTCCCtcacattttctctctgtgttaattTATCTTGCACCTTCTTTCCTGTGAATGGACACCCCAAGTCCCCCTTGAGTGACATGGGGCAGTCGCTccccggcagggggcgctgcagggggGCGCGATTCCATCAGCGATCGGTTTGTCTCTGTGTGTCCAGGAAAATGAGCCGGGATGAATCCAGTTCAGCTGCCCGTGCCCCttccccagggcaggggggagaacaAGAATAGCCTACTAATACTTCtgtcctctttccctctctcctctaATCCATCCATCCCTTTGCATATCTGTCAATCCATCCTCATGCATGTATCTCCATCCATCTCCATGCACTTCCGTTTGTCCActgcatccatccatccctgtgCATATTTgcctgtctgtccatctgtctgtccatccctttgcatGTTTATCCATCCATTGCATCCATCTGTCCACATGCATATCCATCCATTCACATGcatatccatccatctgtcctcaTGCatatccatccttccatccatccgtGTGCATATCCATCCGTCCACGTGCATATCCATCGATCAATCGACATgcatatccatccatccatccatctgtcctcaTGCATATCCATCcttctctccatccatccatccacatgcATAtcgatccatccatccatctttctcccctgcccccatgacTGCTGTTCCTACCCTGTTCCCCCCTGGCCCTGGCAACtgctgacccccaccccccaggatgtGGGGCTGTCCCCTACGGAGGAGCCCTGGGGGGCTGGCGAGTACCTGGATTATACCCTACCCCCTGACCAGGACCCTGATGGTGACTACTGGGAGGAGACAATGGGGCTGGAggcatctcccccctccccctcggaGCCCTGGGCTGAGGTAACCGCCCTGGGGTTGGACTGAGGGGTGGCTAAGGGGCTGGATGGGAAGGAGCAGGGGGCTGAGCTGGCTCCAGGGCGAGGTCTAGCTCCCCACTAGTTCCCACGGCCCCACTATCTGTCTCAGTGAGGTGGGGCCTTAAATGCAATTCAAGGCTGGTCCCCCTGAGAGCTGCCTCTGTGCTGATCCCACGATGGAAGAGATGGAGACCCTGGGGGAGAGGCTCCAGGGTCAGAGGGGAAAGGACTGAGGATTCGGGacggggggtcaggactcctgggttctatctccagctcTGGGCGGAGAAAGGGGTCTAACGGGTCAGAGCCGGGAGAGAGGAGGCTGGGAGTCAAGGAGGTCTGGGGGATCCAGTTTTGGCACACCTCCTTCATCCTGTTTCCCAGTAGGCGCTGTGCTGTGCATTAATGTGTTGCTGGgtttcttctccttctcccccatcccgtggggcaggaggctcccagcccggcccctGCCGCTCCGGGTGAGGACGAGGTGCTTGTGGAGGAGTACATGACGGGGGAGGACACAGCTGTGACGGGGCAGGAGTACGAGTATGTCTATAAGGACTTTCCCGAGGGAGCCGAGCCATCGGAGCTGGGGCCCGTGCTCTCCGCGGAGACTCCCCAGAATGGAGGCGTAAGTGGGGCACGGGGACGTCTCCTCAGGCCCTTCCTCCTGCTGGCCTCTCATGAGCGGTCTTTCTCTGGTCACTTCCTCTTTGTTGTGGTGTCACTTCCTCTTTGTGGTCTTTTGTTGGCAGCATTTCCTGTTGTGGCATCACTTCCTGTTTATTGTGGTGTCATTTCCTTTTTGTTGTCCTGTGTTGGTGTC from Gopherus flavomarginatus isolate rGopFla2 chromosome 12, rGopFla2.mat.asm, whole genome shotgun sequence includes the following:
- the LOC127033078 gene encoding collagen alpha-1(V) chain-like, which produces MARARRPRVPGLLPLLLLLPLCARAAEPVDVLKALQFQAQPDGVRKTMGFCPARRAGMGPDVAYRISRQAQISAPTRQLFPGKFPEDFSIMALVKAKAGSQAFLLSVYDQHGTQQLGVELGRSPVFLYQDQSGRPAPEDYPLFRGISLADGKWHRLALSVRKQSVTLILDCKKKVTRPLPRGPRPVIDTRGITVFGTRILDEEVFQGDIQQLLIAPNPQAAYDYCEHYSPDCHAQPHAPQAQEAQRRPARPEVRDVGQTEQYFDEMEYYEYPDSHGNKEDGSAPLPTLSGGKVEQVPKVERLRGDPWRFGVL